tctacaggtaagatatgaattgtttataacctctccacagaacccctcttaTAAAGATCTGACCTTTAACATGTTTCAATTAACCTCTGAGGAAACGTctctgtccaaaaaaaaaaagcaccaaattaAGACTttgtaaaacaatgaaaacgaGCGCCACGATctaataaactgaacaaaagccCAACAGTTCTTTAATCTGAACTAAATAATAAGAGGGGAGACCTGGAGATGCATTCCTGCAGCCAACACGTTGTGTTTAATCAAGCCTGAGTCGTGTCCAAGTGTTGTTAGATACCACCTGGTTACAGGCATTGCATCAGGGAACAGGGATGGTCTGGGGAAAGGTGAAAGGGACAATCTGTACCTGGGCACGGCGGCGTCGAACCACTCGGGTTACCACAAATCTGCACACTCTGTCTTCCTCTCAGTGGGACACAAACTCTGTGCGTCAAGGAGCAAATCTGCAAGCTTTTGGTCTGAGCGTGCAAATCAAACAAGAATGCTGATCAAACACAAATTTGACTGCAATCCTCGACATCCTTATCTGCCCTAGAGCTCTTTGAAGGCTGCCTGCTCGTCTCAAGGCTGTCATCGGTCACTCTATCGGAGGAGATTTGAATATCGAGTGAAATTTGCCTCGATAAGAAAGCACGAGTACtagttttcaaaacaaaggTTCAGCTGATAGTTCGCTCAGTTTTGGGAGATAAAGTAGGGCTAGCTGGATGAAGGTCTATAGAAGATTTAAAGCTGTGTGAATCTCACGTATTTGCAGTTCAATCTTTTAGACTGTAGTTTGTGAATGGAGCTCTGTTAATTCCCATGCAAACATGTGTTGTTTCAGGACTCTGACACACCTTGCTCCGGCGCCGCAGCCTCCGGGGAGCTCGCCGGCGTTTCGGGAGTCTCTGCTGCTGGTGCCTCCGCTGGTGTTTCCGCAGGTGTGCCGTCTGCTGCAGGCTGGGGCTCCTCCCCGCCCGCTGGGCTTGCAGGGGTGCCGTCTCCGGATGAGGCAGTGGCGGCGGCAGGCTCACCGTCAGGCGCAGCGTCGCCACCTTCAGCAGGCGTCTGGTCGGGAATGGTTTCACTGTCCTCAGCTATGTTTCCATTCTCATTGGCCGCCCCTGTTGGGAACATGTGTATCAACACATCACGATATTAAAACAGTGTTACGGGCCAGACATGCTAGGATAATTTTATTAAGGCTTTCTGAagatctttcaaagttttcctttgaATAATAGCTGCTTTTTGACTCATTTTCAGTCACACGTCAGGCATCTGTGTTGCCTGAAATCATGGCAACACAGATGAGGGGCAGACGTTTGAGGCCCCGTGGCTCCTTGGTGACTGCGTgcctccacaaacacacacaggtgctGAATGGTAGGtgtcagaaccaaacactgcCTGTTTGAGCACACTTGATGTTTGAGGTGCCTGCATGAAGGATCTTATGCTTCTGAGGTTAAAGAAGCAAACCTCAGTCTCAATAAGTCATTTCCAAAATGCAGAAGTGAGATCAGAACTCGATTTTAAAACTATACTTGTTTAATTCGACCTCTATATATGTTCTGCAGCTGCCACTTTGAGCAGAAAGTAAATAATTGGAATAAAGAAACTTCTGCTCGTgaacagtaaataaaatcataatatgTTAATGTTTAAGAGGAGTGGTTTTGATAAACATTAACACCCCAGGAAGCACATTTCACAGCTCTATGAGCAGCTAGCTGCAGAGCTGCTCTATCACTTCCTTGTAGATCGTTTTTTTTAGGGGGGGTGGAGGTTTTACATTGCAGTCATTTGCATGAGTTACATAAATCTTAACTTTAAAGCCCTAATATTATAAGCTCATTATAATAAGAGTtactggaaaaaacaaaaacatatcaatatcattttctgtaaaaacacagtgtgaacgctgaatgACGGCTGACTTTAACTGATTGTTAAAGTTACAAGAAACAGAAtattagctgaaagctaaatgta
The DNA window shown above is from Kryptolebias marmoratus isolate JLee-2015 linkage group LG5, ASM164957v2, whole genome shotgun sequence and carries:
- the si:dkey-284p5.3 gene encoding skin secretory protein xP2: MGCSTSSQTSAVDTTRPSTKPEESNGASTTGAANENGNIAEDSETIPDQTPAEGGDAAPDGEPAAATASSGDGTPASPAGGEEPQPAADGTPAETPAEAPAAETPETPASSPEAAAPEQESTAADSESKTEEAPAPSE